AACTTGCTTTAGCAGccgctttcttcttctcttccacGTAGTAGTCGGCTGCTGCCGCAGACTTCCGCCTCTCCTCCACGTAAAAGTCCCTCACAGCTTCCATCTTCCTCAGCTTTTCTTCCGACCTCTTCTTCTCTTGCGTCAGGAATTCAGACTCCAACCTCAACTTCTTTTTCTCCTCCTCAACCTTCTGCATCTTCTCCGTCATCAGCAACGTCTCGGTTACGAGCTTACGCTCATCAGCCTCTGACCTCCTGTGATCCGCTTCCACTTTTTTCCTCTCGGCTTGCAGAATGTCCAGCTCCATCTTCGATTTACGTTCGGAGAGGGAATGATTCCACGAAAGCATCATGCGCTTCTTTCCCTTGAAGACTTCCGACGGAGCCGACTCTGCCGGAGTGTCAGCAGCACTAGGATCCGTGGATAGTTGTTCGGACTGTTGGACAGTGTGTTGGATTACATCAAGACTAGGAAGGGGGGATTCTTGTGGGGGTGGGCTTATGGGATGAATCATCGGATTCTCGGTGACAGTAATATTTGGAGCAGGGGTTCCATGAAACATTGTAGGGTCACTCACGATGGCCTGTGTTACGTGAGTTGTAGGGCTTACTTGGAACTCAACGAATGCTGGAGAATGAGAAGAAGGGATGTGTTGAGTGCAGTCATCTTCCATTACTTCGTCCACAATTTCTTCCTTGATCTCGATGGGCGGTACAGCTGACGTTTCCGAGGTAGATGGTTCCGCGAGCGAACAAACGCCGCTGAGCATGAGCGATGAAGAAGAGGCATCAGGGTCTGGATGCTGGTTCTCTATGTAGGCACTGCAACATGAAAAAAATAACACTGATTGATTCGAAGATATCATGGATTGTCATAATGCTGACTGCACACTGAAAACACATGCTGCACACGAAGAGAAGAAATCTTCTGCGCTACATCCAACTTTCTCATTTGCTATAAGTATCTACCATGTGCAAATATACTTTCAACACCTCAGAAAGCAGCAATTTTCGAGGATTTAATGTGACAAACCTAAACCGGATTGCCTGGGAAACGATTCTAGGTTTGGATATCCAAAGCTCGAGTTTTATCGAAGTTTGATTGTGTGCATCATTTTATATGCAATGTCTCGGTTGCAGTCTTTATATGCAACAGCAGCGTCTCGAGATTCCCTTGAAGGTAGCTTCTTATGCAGAACAAGAGCTGCCCCACATCATAAAATCAATTCAGTAATGCCAGATTTATTCGAGAAATACAGATCCATCTCGAGAAAAGTTGAAATAAAATTTGAAAACTCAGCATCCTATGTAAACAACAACTATCATATTCATGCATGAATAAGCAAGAATTAAGTATATTCATATGCCTAATACAGTGCTGTGCACAAACTGGTGGAATAAACAATAACACTAGCGCTAAACGACGTGAAGATATCAACCATTTTCTAAAAAATATGTCGACACTACAGAAATTTTATGGCTTCCCAGTCACAACATTAATGACCCCGTAGGCGCCTGAGACTATTTTGGCTTTTTAGTCGGAGCTTAggagcagtattttgtaacagCAACAAGTTGCATTTTTGAATACCTCTATTACAAAGCATTACAAGGTTCAACATAAGCAACTGGAAAGTTTGCCCTGCACTCTCAGAGTGACCCCCACAACCACAGAAAGGTGCAAGAAGGACCTACGAGGGGGGCTGGTGGATATTGCTGAGGAACGATAGCTGCTTGAAGTGAATCCAACGCTCTGCATACGGCTCCAGGGATGCTGCGCCgccttcttccttcctcttgcGTTCTACCTTCAGTTTTCGAGCGTAAGTGTCACGGAGGTTCTTCCATCTAGTCTGGATCTCGTTCTCTGCAAAGGGAAAGGTTCTTAATTATACCTCACATGCAAAAATTGAAGCGTGATTCATCACCAGGGACAGATTCCTACGTATCAGAGCTGCAGGACACAAATGTAATACCGGTATGTACATGGAAATCGAGGGAGTATGTAGGTGTTGACATGGTTCACAGTCATTTGTGGCGCTTCACAAGTGGGGAGGGGGTGCTGTGCCCTGGTACGGATACTTTGCTGACTATGCTTGTCATggcaaaagaagaagaggaaagcaCAAATAGATAACAGATGATCGAACTcaggcagaaaaaagaaaaagaaagctcaAAGAAGCAAATTACAGCACTTAGCTAGGTGTATCTGTGTATGTTACAGTGGGTTAGGAACGTATGCTGTTTCAACAGCATACACGTACaaacacgaagaaaaagaaataaaatggcaTCCAAAGTTAGGACCAATTTCTCTTTAGGCTGTCACTGTCACCGTGTGTCGTAGTGTTCATTCAAACTCCCACACATTTCATCACCAATATCATCGCCCTATCAAGTTACATCAAGCATGCATCCTTGCAAACCAGCAGCAGATTTTGGTGTCATGCTGACGCAACCCCAAAAACATGAAAAACAAAATGGCGTGGGCGCTGGCGAAACCTGGTGAGCGAGGGGAGCACTTACCAGGGGCATTTAAAATATACGCGATGTCGCTCCAATCGTTATTCTTCTTTACAAGATTCCTGTACTGACTACACTTTGGGTTCCAAATAGACGGCCTGTTTCGAACTTCATGTATGAGAATCTTGTTGAACGCGGACCGTTTTACGTACATCTTCGTCGGCACAAAAGGAGCTACGCGAATAGCAGCAACTGCAGAGACGTCGCTATAGCGACGGAGCGGTCGTCGCGACTATCGGCCGAATGGCGCATGCGTCCGTTCCAGTCAGGCgttcaccctctcctcctctttCGTAACTTGAAAGGACATCCCCTCCTCATCAGCAGAGCTCGGCGagtctttcttttcctttttttttatatgtgtgCGCGAGCTGTATTTATATCTCCGTCCTGTGTCGTCGGAGCGGGCGGAAAGCGGTTGCGTAACTTCGTCGGCGTTTTTTCGCTTCGGTTTATGAAATGTGATTCGGAAAGAGAACGACGTACTTGCGGCGTCCTTTCTGTGCGCCACGCTCAATGTATTGTCTCTTTCAAAATAAGAAAAGCGACAGGAATGCAAGTAGCCTATACCAAAGATTTTCACTTGGGGGAATATTTCTGTTGCTCCAAGACCGTTGTGTTGTAGCGGCAGCTAGCTTCGCGCCAATATTTATTTTTGAGCCCGTGTATTTCATGTGACTTGACGGTTGATTTAGCGGTGTGATCAACAAAGGCTGAGCGATTTGATGTGAAAAGCGAAGCTGCACATGGTTAGCACTAGAGGTGCGAGATATTGCTTGTTCTGTTGGGGGATGTAATGGTAGTTGCCGCCAATGTATCCACGAGATACTTTTCgacttcaatttttttttatgttgtaaTGTAAACTAAATCTGGGTGCATGCTAGGGAAACGCCTGGTGAACATTAGCGCTGTTCAGAGTAGTGCAAAGGGCAACACCATATTTCttgagagagagggaaagacACCTCGTTCCAATTTGCTCATCTAAATGTTGCACGACATAGTCGAATATAAACCAACAATAAAACCGATACAGCACTGCATATTACGACGTGCAACGCACAGCCCCCGCGATCAGCCAAATTTGAAAACCTGTTCGTGGATATCGTAAAAGCTGTGCCACGGGAAACTTTCCAGCATACCTGCTTACTAAGCATGCGGAGGTGGATCATGGAGTCATGGAAGCATTAAACGTGGAAAATGAAAATGGCAGAAGAAGCTGTGTCTGTCATCTTCGCGTGTTTGTGCACTCTTGACACGGTCTCAGAGAGAAGCGCGAACAATGGCGCGAATAAATTCTTGTTGTTAGATGTCCAAGTGTAGAGCACGACAACATAGAAATGCTTACCTCCATCAACCAGTGGCTCCTTGAGTCGGATGTGGCGTTGCGAGTTGAGATGTTCAGCAATTCTCAGCGCACCTTTTCCGCTTGTTACGTTTACTGTTGTACGGCAGATCTTGCAAACGACGACATCTGTATCGGGACCCCAAGGCGACGCGAACATCTCGAAATCCGGATATTCCCTGACGTAGTCGCAGGGCATCTTTCGCATACGTCCCATCTTATTGACATTCACGTTGCAACGAATAGCTGCCTCTTCGAGAACACAATTTGATGGCATCTGTGCTCCCCTTTCCACTTTGGGGAGGAAGGAAAGCGTGACtcacagaaaaaggaaaacccTAGGTCTGGACGTCTTCCAAATAGATCTTGGAAAGGTCCGCCGCATTATAGGATGCTTGGCGCATTGTTATGTGATAGACAGCTGCACAGTGGATTTAGGTCAAAAGATCCACACTTTTGCAgaacacaacacacagcacagcaCGAAGCCGACCACGTCAACGAATCATCAGGGGCATGGCTTCTCTTGCCGAGCTGATGGTTACTGGAACCCCCACAgagcggagtttttcggataaatccggaTCGCTTTAAACTGTACCGGACTATGTTTCTCCGGTATTTTCGAAATATTTTATTGTAGGTTCAATAGTTTGATTTTATTGCTTTATTAATGGTCAGTGAAGCCGCGATTACTACGAAAATGTTCTTTTTGCGCGTATGTCGCTTCACAGCAATCGCTTTTCCACGGAAGTTCGTGAGACTCAGTTGCAAAGaataaaatgaagaaaaatgcgAATTCTCAGAAAGTAATCAGCTACGAAGTAAACTCTTCGAATTTTCCAGAAAATCAACTCCGAAAACCCTGAACCCTCGCATTTTGAAACGGATATGATTTTCTGAGAAATCACGTCGGGTTCTCAATGAAAGATTGCACCGAATTTGGGATTTTTCTTAGAGCGGAAATAAATCAATAAACGAAATAAGAAGCGAAAATCTAAACCAAGTCAGGTGTTTGCGGCCATCCGATTCGAGCTTTCAAGAAACGCTTCTGAGAAGTTCCCTGGAGAAGCGCCATCTGAAAACTTCAAAATGGAAGTCAGAGCGTGGTTCTCTGGGAGCTTGTTGGGCTGTATATAAAGACCGGTAAAAACTAAACTTCCAGTCCTGAAAAGTTGGGGGACGGCAAAGGCATACCCGCACAATAACGGCATGTGAATATGTAATATAGGTTTGATGATGATACGACGATACACTGCTTTTCGGTATGTACTTTCGAATTCCAGAGGCGTCAATTTTTCCCTTGAACCGAAAACAATGCTACTTTTCGGCAcggctcaaaaagaaaaaaaaaaaagcagttgtCGTCCAATTCTGGATTCCCCAAAATAGTTTTTTTAGGTATCTGCGTGGGCACGATCTGCGGCAAATCAGCAGCTATTCAAGATTAAATCTAGGTACCACTATCTGCAGGACACGTCTGTATCCAGCGGCGTAGCGTGAATTCCCAGCGCACGGGGCGAAACGCATATCGCGCCCCCAAACACGCACGCTTCGATTGCTTCACTTTGAAAAATAGCGCCGCTGTCTCAACGCACACGGCCTACTGCCGAAGCACACATGATGCAATTTTTACACCCGCGTGGAAAAAAACGAACCTCGCTTCAACCGCCCCGTCTTTGAAAGCGCCTATAGAAGATCGTTCCAACAGcgcccttttttcttttatttctttttttttttcgagtgatAAACAGTTTCACTGTTTTTAGTTCGAacttttgtttttctctctgtCGATAATTTGCGCCCCAAGAAATCTTGCGCCCCTACGGCACCCCCCACGCTACGCAACTGTCTGTATCGCTTTGGATTATACACCTTAATCCACACAAACGTTGCGCAATATTCCAGATTCACCCATTGAGACTTATATTTGGGCCTCCAATTTGATCCTATCATAGTCACGAATCACACCGTGTATGTTTGTTAATATTTGTTGCTTTGCTTCTCTGTATGTGTCTTCAATGTGCTTATGTTGTTAAATTATCAGGCTAGATTTCTATATTATTTCATTGTAACTTTTTTTCATCTGTGTTGTTCATTGgctttcattatttttattattgtttCGTTACCCGCACAACGTTATATCTATCTGGCATTATCTTTGCGGTTACCGATGGAGACTGCGACACAGGCTTGTCCTTGTAGCCTTTTACAGCACAATGTCCTTTCTGGAAACGATTacattaaacaaaaaaaaaaaaaaaaaaggaagagaaaaaaaaatcctgtgcCTGCCAGGGATCGAACCTGGGACCTTCCGCGTGTTAGGCGgatgtgataaccactacaccacaagCACCGCTGAGTAATACGTGCCTAACCCAAGTCACGTCGAAACCGATAGTATCACGGTATGTATGATACCGCACTGAAAGTGGGTTGCTCCTATCTGGATGCACGATGAAAGACGCGTAGACTTTGTGGGTGACGAAAaacgtgtctgttttcgtcgtctcccTGGTCCGGGGTAATCATGTAATCTCGGGGTAATCATCGCAATCAGGAGCAAGAACACACCCTCGGCCGCACCCAGGGCAGTGGTTTACCCTGGGGGTGTGTCAGGCTCTGCAGGGGAAGGGGTGTCTCTCATATTCGGGCGGGggtatttgggggggggggggtctggataattGACCAACCCAGCGTACGGTACTCAGCTTTTCGCGTTACGTTATCGGACGTCAGGAAACGTCACAAGTTTTGCGTCACGACGACATCCTGTGGCTAGTCCTTACTGATTGGTTACCATGAGGATGAactcgttttctgagcgatgattggtcGCTTTCAAATTTGCGCGGGAGAGCTCACGCGACACCGCGTCGGCTTGTTCCATGGGCTGCTCGTGGCGTCTGTAGTTGCGaaaatattccaaaagccgggagatgacataacgaaagaaagagaggactccg
This portion of the Ornithodoros turicata isolate Travis chromosome 3, ASM3712646v1, whole genome shotgun sequence genome encodes:
- the LOC135388110 gene encoding uncharacterized protein LOC135388110 isoform X1; the protein is MVFVCSGSYRKKTNPWLCLSLERGAQMPSNCVLEEAAIRCNVNVNKMGRMRKMPCDYVREYPDFEMFASPWGPDTDVVVCKICRTTVNVTSGKGALRIAEHLNSQRHIRLKEPLVDGENEIQTRWKNLRDTYARKLKVERKRKEEGGAASLEPYAERWIHFKQLSFLSNIHQPPSAYIENQHPDPDASSSSLMLSGVCSLAEPSTSETSAVPPIEIKEEIVDEVMEDDCTQHIPSSHSPAFVEFQVSPTTHVTQAIVSDPTMFHGTPAPNITVTENPMIHPISPPPQESPLPSLDVIQHTVQQSEQLSTDPSAADTPAESAPSEVFKGKKRMMLSWNHSLSERKSKMELDILQAERKKVEADHRRSEADERKLVTETLLMTEKMQKVEEEKKKLRLESEFLTQEKKRSEEKLRKMEAVRDFYVEERRKSAAAADYYVEEKKKAAAKASWFVEQRKTEVLRQRLLLLEIRKLKRDLKEAK
- the LOC135388110 gene encoding uncharacterized protein LOC135388110 isoform X3, with product MSTPTYSLDFHVHTENEIQTRWKNLRDTYARKLKVERKRKEEGGAASLEPYAERWIHFKQLSFLSNIHQPPSAYIENQHPDPDASSSSLMLSGVCSLAEPSTSETSAVPPIEIKEEIVDEVMEDDCTQHIPSSHSPAFVEFQVSPTTHVTQAIVSDPTMFHGTPAPNITVTENPMIHPISPPPQESPLPSLDVIQHTVQQSEQLSTDPSAADTPAESAPSEVFKGKKRMMLSWNHSLSERKSKMELDILQAERKKVEADHRRSEADERKLVTETLLMTEKMQKVEEEKKKLRLESEFLTQEKKRSEEKLRKMEAVRDFYVEERRKSAAAADYYVEEKKKAAAKASWFVEQRKTEVLRQRLLLLEIRKLKRDLKEAK
- the LOC135388110 gene encoding uncharacterized protein LOC135388110 isoform X2, translated to MYVKRSAFNKILIHEVRNRPSIWNPKCSQYRNLVKKNNDWSDIAYILNAPENEIQTRWKNLRDTYARKLKVERKRKEEGGAASLEPYAERWIHFKQLSFLSNIHQPPSAYIENQHPDPDASSSSLMLSGVCSLAEPSTSETSAVPPIEIKEEIVDEVMEDDCTQHIPSSHSPAFVEFQVSPTTHVTQAIVSDPTMFHGTPAPNITVTENPMIHPISPPPQESPLPSLDVIQHTVQQSEQLSTDPSAADTPAESAPSEVFKGKKRMMLSWNHSLSERKSKMELDILQAERKKVEADHRRSEADERKLVTETLLMTEKMQKVEEEKKKLRLESEFLTQEKKRSEEKLRKMEAVRDFYVEERRKSAAAADYYVEEKKKAAAKASWFVEQRKTEVLRQRLLLLEIRKLKRDLKEAK